From Micropterus dolomieu isolate WLL.071019.BEF.003 ecotype Adirondacks linkage group LG21, ASM2129224v1, whole genome shotgun sequence:
TGGCGTAATCGTATTAGATGAATTTGAGAAACTGTAATGTTCTGCAATAATATTTTGTTGGAACTGACATTCACTAATTACATTGGATCACACAAACGGCTCACAAAGACTTCAGAATTTGGTAATAAACTGGTTggattaatttagctgacaacCTCAAGGTGACTACAAGAAGAAGTCACTGAATTTGGTCACAGATGGGGGGACAAATTACAGGAAACTGGAACAAAAGAGTTGAGAAACATCACACACTTGAGTGAATAAAAAGCTGTGGCCTTCATAGTCACCAGTTTTCACACCTACAGAAGATTTTGAAAGACAATGCTCTCCACTACTGTCTCCATAAGACCATAAACTATCCTCTTCCACTCGAATTAGTGACATCTGTGAATGTCCCTTGTGCTATAtgtccttttgtttttctttctatgtGCTGTACTCGAGTCTCTCAGACATGTCTCAATGAGATGACCTGATAAAATAAAGGTGGTGTATATAAACGAGGGAATATCTTGCTATTGTAGACTTTGCAAAGGAGCATGGATTGGTTGTTgggttttcctttaatttgtctaCCATCTGTACCTTCGGACAGAGCtttgctagctgtttccactggttttcagtctttatgctaagctaggtgGTGGCTGACAGAtataagagtggtatcaatctcatctaactcttgaaaagaaagcaaatgtgCATATTTACCATGCATGCATGTATTATTATATGAGTAAAAGTAAGTCATTTCATGCTTTCAGCTTAACTCAATGGAAACTGTATGTAGTGGGTGATTTTAGTGACAGGCTAGTATGTCCACAGGCAGGAACCTAAAGGAAACAAACATTCAAACCCTTACAGCCTGAACTCTACATGCATATGTTCTAAGCAAAGTGATGAGGTCTATGCACTAAATGTTTCTTTAGGGTTTCTACGCCTGCGCGCTGCGGAAAAATATCAACTTTGCTAAAAGCATTGCCGTCCAGAAAaacatcatttacatttttgttcttGTCAACAGCTTCTTCTGAGAGCCTAGAGCTGTATCCCGCTTCTCAGACGACAGACAGCCATCAATCTCACCTGCTCTCGCCTTCACCAACAGACATCAGCTCCTACATTCCTACACAAATGGTCTCTACAGCCCAGTAGAAGCTGCTCTGGCAATGTAGCGTCTCCTCACTGTCTGGACTCGGGAGCGTGGCGGCGTTTTGGATTGTCAGCTACCTCTGGTGTGAACTCCATAGGGACGAGTTTCAAAGACTCTCTAAAATGCCGTACCACTGTAATACGAACAAGTATCGACATTAGAGAAGATTCACTTTTGATACAACAATCAATTGAAAATccacatcaaaatgtattttttattcaaatgtttAGTGATACTCAGAAATTGTACATGAAGTTGAAACTTTTAAACCGCATGTTACCTGCATTTTTTTATGTCACTGCCTTGCaatgctttttctttttgaaacaCTCTTAATGAGTATCTTTCATGACAAAAGACTATTTTGAAAATAGCCATGAGAAATGGTATAAAAAGACTTTTCACGAAGAAGTGAACTTTCGTGTTTGTGCTGCATGTCCTAAAACACATGGCTTCCTAAAATATACTAGACATGTTTTGGAAAATATTTATATCTTCAATCATTTTAAAGCTTGTGACAGTGAGGGAAAACAGAGAACCATCCCAAAACAGTGAAAGATTAATTATGAGGAATTCAGTTCAAAACATCTTCTcgcttctttttctttttccgtTTTACTTTGACTTGCGTGTGCTCCTGCTCAGAGCTCCCAAGCTCACCATTGCCTTGAGCATTAAGAGGAGAGCCTGCAGAGTCACTCTCtccttgtttttgtttcctcttcttcttctttttcttaacAACATGGCACTCCCCTTCCTCTGTCagtttcttctttgtcttttctatTGTTTCTGATGATGGAGTTGAGAGTGTAGAGGGCAGCGACGATGAAGGTAAGAGGTCTTTGACAGACACCGCTGCCTCCCTCAGCCTCGTTTCCATCTCACTGTCGCTGTCACTGTGACCAACAGAGAAATTATGTTAAATGAATGAGTATACAAACAAATCGAGTTGTTtagaacaaaacacacacactaataagAACACGAAGAATAAGAACCTTGAGCTGGGGACAGTTCGACGCCTGACAGGAGCTGGAGGATCCACAGCTGTCTGTCCCGGGACTGACGTTGAAAACAGAAGaaatcctgaaaaaaaaaaaaaatggatatgaatacatttaaagagAAGATAGCAGAATCCGCATAAAAGTACCAAAATAAAGAGTAACTTCACcttcatcattatcatcaaatTGTGCTGATTTCACACTGGATGAGGTTTCGTTCTGCATCTCTGTAATGCAACTGACAGTGACAGGCATATTTTAAAGTGTcaggtgtaaaaacaaaattactgATCCATTAAAATGCTAGACATCTCTACATAATCAAACTATTCACCTGTCAAGAAGATGTCCCAACTTTTTGGCGACGTGTGTTCGAAACTCTTGGGTGACCTGGAGCTCGTTGCCATCATGTTCATGGGCAGCGACAGCAACACTAGTTGCACAGCGAGACAATATCCAGCACCATAAAGCTGCACATGTACTATTAAAGTTATAACTTATAGCCTAACATTACTGAGACTGTGAGGAGATGCACAAACTATTTTACACTAGCAGTTTACTTCCAAACAATGGTTCTTTTGACAAAGACACTTACCGCTTTGACTGTTGCACACTGCTGTCCCCATCTAAGGTAGAAGaaagttagcagcagttatcaGTGGATAAAACGCATTTGACGCAATACTGTCTGAATGAGGTTGAAAGTTAACACCAGTAACGTTGCGCTGCGAGCGACACAATGAGCTCTTAATTCCAATGAGGAAAACAGCAAAGTAGTCATGTAACTTTAGCCAGTGTTTAATTAAAACTCTGTGTCTAAATTAGAAGTATGATAAGGGGTGGACCTCTCACCAGGACAATCTCCATGGGGAAATTAAGGGAAACTCGGGTCCAGATCAAAGTATACCTAGCTGTCAAATCTGCACTTgattgttaaaatgtaaatgttgttttttttttagacttgGTCCAGATAAAAAACTACTTTGTCTAGAGCTGTCACATCTGGACTAGATTATTccagagaggctaaagtttctccaaaacacagtttcagatatgtgaaacctttattctatttgtgaaaatgaaaaaaggcgATTTAtttggtctaatgtggtctatatgtaaaaaaaaaacaacaacaaaaacacatgcattttcacaaatagaaTAAAAGTTTCACAAATTTGAAACTATACCTCTCTGGGACATTGTAGTGCAGATTTAAGCGCTCTAGgcattgtgttttttgatttgGAGCTGGTTTAATGTGGtctacatgcaaaaaaaaattcattttcacaaatagaaTAAAAGGTATCATAAATTTGAAACTAGGTTTTAAAGAAACTTAGCTTCTCTGGAATGATCTAGTCCAGATGTGACAGCTCTAGgcatggtgttttttttatctgcacCTGGTTAAATGTGATCTACAAGCTAACAAAACAGTGAAATcgcccttttttcattttcacaaatagaataaaggtttcacaaatctgaaactatgttttaaagaaacttcaGTCTCTCTGGGAAAATCTAGTGCAGAATTAAGTGGTGTTTTTTGGATCAGGACCTTCCCCAACTTTCCCCTGCAGAAGCAGAAGCTAACTTCAGCGCTTTGAGCTAGCTGTCTCTCCCGCTTTACTGTCACAACAGAAACACCTTCACCTTTCTTCTTGTCGGTTCTTGTTTCCCAAACTGCCTCCCGACATCTCCTGAGAGCTTCATCGTCACTGCTGCTGGAGTCGTCCGACACACCAGACATCTTTTTAGCGGTGGCCGCCATGATGAAACATGTGCTGCTGGTGTTGTCTGTTTTGAGCTGAGGATTGTGGGTAACGTAGTATTTCCGTCAAGGGTGGACACACAACAGGCCTTTTTACTCAAGATATTATATAGTTTTTATTCATCGCTGTCTTCATACAACTTTGAGAAACAAACTGTTTGAACAAGACTAAATctgagtaaaaaataaaaataataaaaattagtCTAATTAGTCTATTTACATCCTCACTGGACTCACAGAGGAAGTCAAAGATAAAAGCTGTGCAAACTGTCATACATTTAGATTTCCCAACACAGACTAGTGCGGATTAgaattaaatgacaaaacaaacatgatgcCATTTTCATGTCATATCGAAAAGTCAGAATGGGATCATATTTAGTTTGCAACAACTATCCAAAAGTGTGTGGCTTTAAGAATGTCAGAAGAATTTGCTCCATTTTCGTGAGGTACACATACCTTGGACAGGTCACATAATCAGATCACCTGCTTTGTTTACACTTCAATTAACCCCCCTGATAATCGACATATTAGAATCAGCACTAGGACTgcaatgacaatgtttttttgcagtcagatgtttttatttacaattaatCTGATGCGACATGAATGTGTCATTGGTAAAAATCCGCCAACATAAAAAGAGTAGTCCATACACTCTTTTTGTGCAGACATACAAAGTGTATTAGAAAGGTATTTAGAtcatcagatttatttttaaccaCTGACTCATACTGTATGGCAAAAGAATGTACAAACCTACAAGCTACAAACCAGCAGTCATGCTGATTTACATCCATCGAGTCCAAATGGCAAAAAAATGTTGGTTGTATAGTGTCACGGAGCAAAGGCCACAGCTGTCCAAGTGCGTGCCTGATATCACACTCGTTGGTTGTTAATGGGCTACATAATGGAGTTTGATGAGCGTAAAAAAGAAGCCCCCGTAACACACCCTGTTTCACACAATGCAGTACTGAAAGATGGTCAGATTATGACGCACAAACATAAAGCccttacataaaaataaaagaccTGTATGTAAGGCACATGGTTGAagttacaatatacagtaaaaagAAGCACAGATCATTTGTGCATTGAAAAATGACTTCCACACTGTTCCAGTGGTTTTGCATGATTTAAATATGAATTACATAATAGTGTTAAAGCTGACCATTTACAAGGGTTTTAGAATTATTTCCTGCCACACAGGTAGCCACTGATTTCCATTCATGTCTGTACAATATAAAAATCAAAGCTAATTAGAGTGGATATTTAGACTGGAAATGACCTTTCAAGCAGAGACCATTCTGAAAGTCTTCATTGTTAGTGTGTTCAATTAATtacagaaatattattattattattattattatggacCTT
This genomic window contains:
- the lg21h12orf43 gene encoding protein CUSTOS isoform X2, whose product is MKLSGDVGRQFGKQEPTRRKMGTAVCNSQSALWCWILSRCATSVAVAAHEHDGNELQVTQEFRTHVAKKLGHLLDSCITEMQNETSSSVKSAQFDDNDEGFLLFSTSVPGQTAVDPPAPVRRRTVPSSSDSDSEMETRLREAAVSVKDLLPSSSLPSTLSTPSSETIEKTKKKLTEEGECHVVKKKKKKRKQKQGESDSAGSPLNAQGNGELGSSEQEHTQVKVKRKKKKKREDVLN
- the lg21h12orf43 gene encoding protein CUSTOS isoform X1 — protein: MAATAKKMSGVSDDSSSSDDEALRRCREAVWETRTDKKKDGDSSVQQSKRVAVAAHEHDGNELQVTQEFRTHVAKKLGHLLDSCITEMQNETSSSVKSAQFDDNDEGFLLFSTSVPGQTAVDPPAPVRRRTVPSSSDSDSEMETRLREAAVSVKDLLPSSSLPSTLSTPSSETIEKTKKKLTEEGECHVVKKKKKKRKQKQGESDSAGSPLNAQGNGELGSSEQEHTQVKVKRKKKKKREDVLN